One window of the Salvelinus fontinalis isolate EN_2023a chromosome 2, ASM2944872v1, whole genome shotgun sequence genome contains the following:
- the LOC129824312 gene encoding ventricular natriuretic peptide-like, which yields MAKLHIFLGYIVLITTLSVSCGTPYASRNVQELENLKDLIQRLEDKFTVNEENYSYPSESEDVDTAEMEDIENSPTAIRGQEERMIMNAPNRIAPESPVVSRLKDLIGLTKTAKSFNSCFGNRIERIGSWSGLGCNNVKTGNKKRIFGN from the exons ATGGCGAAATTGCATATTTTCCTTGGATATATCGTATTAATAACGACACTCAGTGTAAGCTGTGGAACTCCATACGCCAGTCGGAATGTGCAAGAGTTGGAAAATCTGAAG GACCTGATCCAGCGGCTCGAGGACAAGTTCACCGTTAACGAGGAAAATTACTCTTATCCATCTGAGTCTGAGGATGTGGACACAGCTGAGATGGAGGACATTGAGAACTCGCCCACGGCGATCCGGGGGCAGGAAGAGAGAATGATCATGAACGCACCCAACAGAATTGCCCCTGAAAGCCCTGTGGTGTCACGCCTGAAAGATCTCATCGGTTTGACAAAAACGGCCAAATCGTTCAACAGCTGTTTCGGTAATCGGATTGAGAGAATCGGCTCGTGGAGCGGACTGGGGTGCAATAACGTCAAGACTG GTAACAAGAAGAGAATATTTGGGAACTGA
- the LOC129824318 gene encoding brain natriuretic peptide-like encodes MLLSNSPLFGLVLLFLNLPLSSTYPVYNGLLTNDDMEVLNVLLHRLQKSFPERSEVERVSTEKLDDVTPEDMAMVAEDEREQPQTRLDKAAIREFLSARDLKTVRNDSRSKRYSGCFGQRMDRIGSMSSLGCTTVGKYNAKTR; translated from the exons ATGCTGCTCTCCAACAGTCCTCTTTTTGGCCTTGTTCTCCTGTTCTTAAATCTGCCGCTGAGCAGCACGTATCCTGTCTACAACGGGTTACTGACCAATGATGACATGGAGGTCTTAAAC GTACTTCTCCATCGACTTCAAAAGTCCTTTCCTGAGCGGAGTGAGGTGGAGCGAGTCTCCACAGAAAAGTTGGACGATGTCACTCCTGAAGACATGGCAATGGTtgcagaggatgagagagagcaaCCACAAACAAGACTGGACAAAGCCGCCATAAGAGAGTTCCTGTCAGCTCGGGACCTGAAAACTGTCCGAAACGACTCTAGATCAAAGAGATACTCGGGCTGCTTCGGGCAAAGGATGGACCGAATCGGCTCAATGAGCTCTCTTGGATGCACCACGGTTGGCAAATACA ATGCAAAGACAAGATGA